A window of the Cystobacter fuscus genome harbors these coding sequences:
- a CDS encoding tRNA (cytidine(34)-2'-O)-methyltransferase, whose amino-acid sequence MLQPLARPFHLVLVSPQIPPNTGNIARLCAVTGCRLILVEPLGFSIDDRHLKRAGLDYWDKVFLKLYPDYGAYLAEWPSARRWLFSARAATSLYAARLEEGDHLVFGSETQGLPPEVMTGGSGTAVTLPMLPERRSLNLSTAVGIAAYEALRQVGFGLPGGRADTPS is encoded by the coding sequence ATGCTCCAGCCCCTGGCGCGCCCCTTCCACCTCGTCCTCGTCTCCCCGCAGATTCCCCCCAACACCGGCAACATCGCCCGGCTGTGCGCCGTCACCGGCTGCCGCCTCATCCTCGTGGAGCCCCTGGGCTTCTCCATCGATGACCGGCACCTCAAGCGCGCCGGGCTCGACTACTGGGACAAGGTCTTCCTCAAGCTGTACCCGGACTACGGCGCCTATCTGGCCGAGTGGCCCTCGGCCAGGCGCTGGCTCTTCTCCGCCCGCGCCGCTACATCCCTGTACGCCGCGCGCCTCGAGGAGGGAGATCACCTCGTCTTCGGCTCGGAGACGCAGGGCCTGCCCCCCGAGGTGATGACCGGGGGCTCGGGAACGGCCGTCACCCTGCCCATGCTGCCCGAGCGCCGCAGCTTGAACCTGTCCACCGCCGTGGGCATCGCCGCCTACGAGGCCCTGCGCCAGGTGGGCTTCGGCCTCCCGGGCGGGCGGGCGGACACGCCGAGTTGA
- a CDS encoding Stp1/IreP family PP2C-type Ser/Thr phosphatase, translated as MRIEVVGHTHVGMKRNHNEDNYLILPEENLCCVADGMGGHSSGEIASKIAVDELAEFFRMTAKDQDATWPFKMDKARNYDENRLATGIKLANKSIYEKASNETKYKGMGTTIVSVHFTKDSAYVGHVGDSRVYFFRQGVLKQLTEDHSLLNDYLKAKKLTPEEIENFPHKNVIVRALGMKELVQVDVTKVEPQQDDIFLLCSDGLSGMVTDPQIQELLARTEELETACSQLIDLANAAGGTDNVTCVLARFHTN; from the coding sequence ATGCGCATTGAGGTCGTTGGCCACACCCACGTCGGGATGAAGCGCAACCACAACGAGGACAACTACCTCATCCTGCCGGAGGAGAACCTGTGCTGCGTCGCCGACGGCATGGGCGGACATTCCTCGGGGGAGATCGCCTCGAAGATCGCGGTGGACGAGCTGGCCGAGTTCTTCCGGATGACGGCGAAGGATCAGGACGCCACCTGGCCCTTCAAGATGGACAAGGCGCGCAACTACGACGAGAACCGGCTGGCCACGGGCATCAAGCTGGCCAACAAGAGCATCTACGAGAAGGCCAGCAACGAAACGAAGTACAAGGGCATGGGGACGACGATCGTCTCGGTGCACTTCACCAAGGACTCGGCCTACGTGGGGCACGTGGGCGACAGCCGGGTGTACTTCTTCCGTCAGGGCGTGCTCAAGCAGCTCACCGAGGACCACTCGCTGCTCAACGACTACCTCAAGGCCAAGAAGCTCACGCCCGAGGAGATCGAGAACTTCCCCCACAAGAACGTCATCGTCCGGGCGCTGGGGATGAAGGAGCTGGTGCAGGTGGACGTGACGAAGGTGGAGCCCCAGCAGGACGACATCTTCCTGCTGTGCTCGGACGGCCTGTCCGGCATGGTGACGGATCCGCAGATCCAGGAGCTGCTGGCGCGCACGGAGGAGCTGGAGACGGCGTGCTCGCAGCTCATCGACCTGGCGAACGCCGCGGGCGGCACGGACAACGTCACGTGCGTGCTCGCGCGCTTCCACACCAACTGA
- a CDS encoding DUF192 domain-containing protein, protein MRLRVNNVTRDRLLADRAERATSFRDRFVGLMGRRSLALGEGMHIAPCNSIHTFFMRIPIDVAFLDLDGVIVKQLVALPPWRATSVYFQAKSVLELPAGTLEASGTREGDKLVFEPVP, encoded by the coding sequence ATGCGCCTGAGAGTGAACAATGTGACACGAGACCGCCTGCTGGCGGATCGCGCCGAGCGGGCCACGAGCTTCCGGGACCGATTCGTGGGGCTGATGGGGCGGCGCTCGCTGGCGCTGGGCGAGGGGATGCACATCGCGCCCTGTAACTCCATCCACACCTTCTTCATGCGCATCCCCATCGACGTGGCCTTCCTCGACCTGGACGGGGTGATCGTCAAGCAGTTGGTGGCCCTTCCACCCTGGCGGGCGACGTCTGTGTACTTCCAGGCGAAATCGGTGCTGGAGCTGCCCGCGGGGACGCTGGAGGCCAGTGGGACGCGGGAGGGGGACAAGCTGGTGTTCGAGCCCGTCCCGTGA